A stretch of the Ischnura elegans chromosome 5, ioIscEleg1.1, whole genome shotgun sequence genome encodes the following:
- the LOC124159420 gene encoding uncharacterized protein LOC124159420, with protein sequence MGALCSCMRRQNRKEEENEIGDEISNFEVTKVSLIDQTSVTTHKGVSNNDQEEDESASTNACDSLLNTQATSEDNEDCCIKKLNKEEDANSIGDRTVILEDSKVFFLDQSLILTYKGCGVSNSNQEEDASVSTGSLDFLMETEATFEDDEVSDSTVTKPTIDLTSVRPGTIIVTRLQPDKKSHHGSPYSKVTTTLYDLGPGKIFKFWIHIDKF encoded by the exons ATGGGAGCTCTGT GCTCTTGTATGCGTAGGCAAAataggaaggaggaggagaacgAAATCGGAGATGAAATCTCCAACTTCGAAGTCACCAAGGTGTCTCTCATCGATCAGACTTCGGTTACAACACATAAAG GTGTCAGCAACAATGACCAGGAGGAGGATGAAAGTGCATCTACCAATGCATGTGATTCTTTGCTGAATACTCAAGCGACTTCTGAAGATAACGAAG ACTGTTGTATAAAAAAGCTGAATAAGGAGGAGGACGCCAATTCCATCGGCGACAGAACGGTGATCTTAGAAGATTCCAAAGTGTTTTTCCTCGATCAATCTTTGATATTAACATACAAAG gcTGTGGTGTCAGCAACAGTAATCAGGAGGAGGATGCAAGTGTGTCGACGGGCTCGCTTGATTTTTTGATGGAGACGGAAGCGACTTTTGAAGATGACGAAG ttTCAGATTCAACCGTGACAAAGCCCACTATAGATTTGACTTCTGTGCGCCCTGGCACTATAATAGTGACACGCCTGCAACCTGACAAAAAGTCACACCATGGATCCCCATACTCAAAGGTTACAACAACCCTTTATGACCTTGGCCcgggaaaaattttcaaattttggatcCATATTGACAAATTTTAG